The Pseudophryne corroboree isolate aPseCor3 chromosome 12, aPseCor3.hap2, whole genome shotgun sequence genomic sequence cttgccgtaatgtgtaaaatggggacacttgcctgccattatgtgtaaaatgggtactcttgcctgctgttatatgcaaaatggggacacttgcctgccgtaatgtgtaaaatggggactcttgcctgccgtaatgtgtaaaatggggacacttgcctgtgaaatgtgtaaaatgaggacacttgcctgcctaatgtgtaaaatggggacacttgccttccgtgatgtgtaaaatggggacacttgattgcgtaatgtgtaaaatggggatttaacgtatcaagggcattgcggtgtatggcaggggggtggggtggggggcgcagttttcaaatctcgcactgggagccaaattggctagaaacagccctgcctggtATGGTAGTGCTATGTGACAGGCTGTGTTACTGAAAAGAATGGCACTCCACTGAAAGCATGGCTCTGCAGTTGCCCCTCCCCCCCTTACCCCATGTCAATGACTGAGtgcagctccgccccccccccccccccccccccccaaaaaaaaaaaaaaaaaaaaaaagagacaagcACAAGATGGAGATACAGTGCTGTTACAGAAAACACTTGGAGTACCTTGAAAATAGTAGGGAACCTTTTTGTTTCTTTTTGCAGTTGGCATTGTTATGTTATTAGTATGTGTATACTGAAACAACAGACTTGTGCTCGGATGCAGACCGAGGAGGAGATGTCTCAAACCTTGGATAGAGGCCGTGTTtgaaacatgtcagttaggagctgattggttggtccttcACTTCTctcttctttatctctctccaagctaagtgccagaatttgcaatccttgtgatcgcatgctgggggccacccttcgcagggcaaggtcgcccagcatgctgaccaccactCCCACtccttgatcaagcagaaattgcgatcgcaccgcAATTTTTGCTTGATAGCAGAAATGAGGGCTGCCTCCTGATGCCATCTTTCTGAtcacaacggctgcgtgtgacgctacgcagccgccgcgatcacacACACGCCACCCCCCCTGTTTTGATGACACCGCCCTCGTTTcctcgcaatgctccatctccgcctaggaaatggagcgttgccaatATCCCCCCCGCTCCCcaccccacgaatgcctctgcctgattgacaggtagaggctttCATATTTTCTGCGGGTgcccgcagaaaatgtgggcgcatgcacCCGCAccctttttgtaatttttgcggttggatcgcttattgcgatccagCCTGAATCAGCCACTCTGTCCACATTTTTAATCACGGATTGTAAATACATATGTTGAACAAGTGTTAGCTGAGCAGAATTGAATTCATTCAACGTCTTTTCTAGTACTCATAATATACCTCAGCCAGAAATGGGGGCGTGGACTCAGTAAAAGGGGTGTAGCTTTCTGAGAATGACATCATCATAAGCCACGCCTTCCATTTCCGTCACTGAGGGGCAGCATGCTCGgcactctgagctgctggcatgcccccagtccctctgtctcccatgaatagacgctgtgtgcatgagtGACAggaggtctcccaactgccccatcCCCcatgtgggacactgcggcctgcattTGGGACAATGGGACAGTGCTGAATGAATATGTCTATGAAACTCCCCTCACAGGTTACTGACAGCACCTTACCTCCTACAGCAACCAATCATAGCTGTGTTATGCCCTTTTCACTTCTTAAAACATCCTTAATCCAAGACATATTTGCCTAATCTCCCAGAACGAGTGGCGCTCCCAACCCCCCAGGAAAATGGGCAAGCCTACTGAGCAGGTCCCCACCACCCGCATTCCCCCGCACTTGCTTGCACCCCCTGCAGCTGTCTGTGAAAGTAGGCAGTCCGGGGTGCTGATGACGTGAGTcacgctgaatcgcatcatcatagccatgctCCCCACCTACTGTCTCTTCTGCTGTGTCCCGCCCCCTATGATCACCCACCATTgtgccaacatggctgccccctccCAGAGGCACTGTTGGATGCAGAATAGCTTTGATGTGAGGTATAGATTATCATAGGCACGGGGATGTACTACATTTATTTAACAAACAAAATAAACAACATAActttaaatatacatttattttttatttagatgACAGAAAATGTAAAGTGAAAGCACAGCATACAATAATAAAGGCTTTTCAGCAGTGGCATGATATCCTGCACTGGAAGATGGTATAAGAGGATGGTATGACAACTAGTGCAACGGGAACAGATGCTATTACCCAAACTCACTAAGGGGCTATTCAAGGTTGCACGCAAGTTGGTCGTATTTACACTTTAACTGGCTATATTTTTTCTAAAGATGTCCCTAAACTTGTCAAATTTGTTTTCCAAATCAAAGAATGGGCCTGAGTCATAGTTGGACGCTATGCCGATGTTTACgtgatagggggtaattctgagttgatctcagcagcaaatttgttagcagttgggcaaaaccatgtgcactgcaagggagggggggggggggggggggggggggcagatgtaacatgtgcagagagagttagatttgggtgggttatattgtttctgtgcagggtaaatactggctgctttatttttacactgcaatgtagatttcattttcaacacaccccacccaaatctaactgtctctgcacatgttatatctgccccacctgcagtgcacatgcacatggggcctaattcagagttgatcgcagcagcaaatttattagcagttgggcaaaaccatgggggtaattccaagttgttcgctcgctagcagattttagcagcattgcacacgctaggccgccgccctctgggagtgtatcttatcttagcagaattgcgaatgaaagattagcagaattgcgaatagaaaattcttagcagtttctgagtagctccagacttactcctacactgcgatcagctcaggccgtttcgttcctggtttgacgtcacaaacatgccctgcgttcggccagccactcccccgtttctccagacactcccgcgttttatcctggcacgcctgcgtttttccgcacactcccagaaaacggtcagtttccgcccagaaacacccacttcctgtcaatcacactccgatcactttaacgatggaaattctttgttcgtacgtgagtaaatctactaagttttgtgctaaaatacttagcgcatgcacactgcgtaccatgcgcattttcgccttaatcgctccgtttcaaaaatcggcaacgagcaaacaactcggaatggccccgcatgtgcactgcagggtggggcagatataacatgtgcagagagagttagatttgggtggggtgtgttcaaactgcaatctaaattgcagtgcaagaataaagcagccggtatttaccctgcacagaaacaaaataacccacccaaatctaactctctctgcacatgttacatctgtcccccctgcagtgcacatggttttgcccaacggctaacaaatttgctgttgcgatcaactctgaattaggcccataatctgtaAATTGTGAATGCGTCACTGCCGCAATGCATACGCACAGCAATTTATTTGCAATTATGCGCGCAGTGATGATTCACTCACATATGATTGACAGAAATCAGGTGTTTTATGGGAGGTtctggggagtggtggcaaaaacatgGGCGTGTTGGGATAATTTTTGGGGTGTGCATCATCCTCCAACCCCAATCCTATACAAATCACATCTTAAGTGATCtccattatcgcgcatattgcacccatagtaatcaggcttAGCTGCGTAAAGAGTTGGGCACCTCGCTACCCCGGggggagctgaaatgatgataccacgcccgtcagcagaaatagaacaggtgtggaagggggtggaaataattgaataccgcccaataagTCAATGTTTTCTGGATCTTCATCTCTGATGTGAATGTGTACACAGTTGTGAGCAACTGCAAAGGCTTCGGAGGTCGTCTCTATAGACACCTGCTGGGGcagataagacacagagtccctgagcGTAGGCTGCAGGAAAACTGTCTTCCTGCAGCTGCGAGTTGGCGATCCTTTTAGGATTACCCCCTTACAGTAGCCCGGCCAGCAAGAAGAGGTTGCCACGTAAATGAGGGGCCGGTCAAGCGGGTTGATCCTGGTGGCTGCCAGAAGATTAGCTTTCAGCAGCCGTCGGCTGCATCTCTGACATGGTGATATCAGATGCGAACGTGACAGGGAAAGTCCAGCTTGGTGAGGTTGCATCACATGtggccatgccaggcaagtggttaattatgTGCACAGAACTAAATGTGAATTTTTGCTAGTATATCGAGTTGTACACATCTATGTGACAGCTCCGCCACTATCCATATGCGTGTTTAGATGCTGTCATCATTATCAGCACACACTTGCCACTTGCACCAGTCCTGCACCTGGTGCAAGGTGAAATCAGACAGATCTCTGCATAGGCACATCTTCACAAAGCCAGTAATTCTGCATGCATGTCCTTGACAAGCTCTTACTAAGTTCAACCTACAGTAAATATGAACTCCCCATTTGCCACCTCTCCAGCCGCAAGTTGAGCTGCATCTAAGACTGCCACTAAATGCGTATGTTTGGCTACAGATCATGCGCAAAAGGTGAGATCTCTGAACACGTCCCTAAATGTATTCTTTTTGCAAATTGGTATGAAAAAATGCCAACATCTGATTGGATAATATAAGCAACACCGCCTTTTCCCCCCCCTGTGCACTAGTTTTCATAAATGACACCTAATTAAGTGGACTTTTGCACCGAAATGGACCTATAATAAAATCCCCGCCAGCTCCATCATAATTTAAGGCCCGCCAATTAATGATATTACCAACTTTTCCTTTCTTGCTATGAAAATCCTTGACGTCCTGTGAGGTCAGCACACTATCCCACACATGGACATCTGTAATCTCCCCCACATCTAACTTTGGTTTACCACCTAGGAAAATTTGACCTGGCCCAATAAAAGTCCGGGGATTGACATAGGTCACTCCCCTTTTCAGTAGCTCTGTCCTCTTGACGGTCTCTCCATTCACCCATACCAACATCTCGCCATTGGGCGAGTCCCAGCTCAGGCAGATACTTCTCCACTTTAGTTTGTGGTTAGATGGGAAATCAACTTCCACTCTTTGTCCTTCCACCCAAATCAAGCCGGTGTTGGTGTCAGAACCGCTTCCAAGAATTAAGAACAGATAGTCAAATTGGAGTCCACTCAGCAGGCTGAACATGACGCTCTCTGTTAGATTTGCGCAGGATCTCAGGCAGACCGTGAATCTGGAATATGTACCGTCAGTATTATGAATCAGTTCGGCAGGGACACTGTAGTCCTTGGAGAAAATGAACGACTTGCAAGACATATCTGCATTGGAACAAGTTGGTCATTATGGTTAATACAGAGAATAATGTATTACATAATTACATACTGTAGAGGAGAGacagtcaatttgccggctgtcgggatcccaacggttaggataccaacgccagaatcccgacagtcgacaatgccgacagccagaataccggctcacaggggctattcccactcgtgggtgtccacgtcacccatagagtggaaatagatcctgtggcgagtgcaacgaCAGGTCATGGGACTGGTATCCCAACATTGCATTCTGAAAAACTTTAAATATATACTTTAATCAGTATACCTAGCACACACTGTAGGTTGTACCATGTACCATAGTGGTAAAACTGAGCGTGGTTCTGGGATATAATACATTccttacagcatacctcccaacttttgatggtAATGAAGTGGGACTTGCCGTGCCTAAGGCGCCGCAGCggcagcgtttctgggtgtcagctgaccgttttcagggagtgttaggaaaaacgcagacatggctgggcgaacgcagggcgtgtttgtgacgtcaaaacaggaactgaacagtctgaagtgatcgcaagcgctgagtaggttttgaactactctgaaactgcacgaaaaaactttgtagccgctctgcgatcctttcgttcgcacttctgctaagctaaaatacactcacagtgggcagcggcatagcgtttgcacggctgctaaaaa encodes the following:
- the LOC134979975 gene encoding C-reactive protein-like; its protein translation is MIVLLILASLSGTLSETDMSCKSFIFSKDYSVPAELIHNTDGTYSRFTVCLRSCANLTESVMFSLLSGLQFDYLFLILGSGSDTNTGLIWVEGQRVEVDFPSNHKLKWRSICLSWDSPNGEMLVWVNGETVKRTELLKRGVTYVNPRTFIGPGQIFLGGKPKLDVGEITDVHVWDSVLTSQDVKDFHSKKGKVSIETTSEAFAVAHNCVHIHIRDEDPENIDLLGGIQLFPPPSTPVLFLLTGVVSSFQLPPG